The following is a genomic window from Caproiciproducens sp. CPB-2.
CTTTTTATTGTCTGCCGAAACTGTTATCAATTAAAAGAATATCGAAAGTCTTATGACGACCATAGGATGCTAAATCAAACAAGGACGTAGACTGTGTCATCTTATTGCTGTAAAAACGATAATATATCATCCACCAACCCGATCAGTGTATGTCCCGCTTCCTGTAGCACGGTGACTTTTGCATTTGGCACAAGGGTTCTATAGCGTCGTGCTGTTTTCAGTGAATGAAACATTACATCTTTTCGTCCTACGAATAAAATGGACGGCATTGTCAATTGTGCCAATTCAGCATCCGAAAAAAGCGGAACTTGCTCCCGTCTGAAATTAAAGTTTTTCCCAATCAGCTTTTGATAATCCAGCATGATCTTTGGGATGGATTTTCCTCCATTCACTTTACGAAACAGGTGCTCAACACCTTTTTCCCCCAGCAGCATATAGAATAAAGACACATATGCAAAGGAAGTTTTTGGCGTGCCAACACCAGCTGGACATAGCAGAACAAGTTTATCGACCATTTGAGAATGGGCGATTGCAAACTTCAGTGCAAGCCATGCTCCCAGAGAGATTCCGACTATACTGGCTTTTTCTATAGACAGTCCCATAAATACATCGTGAAGCCAATTATCAAAATCAGGTCCTTCAAAGGGCAATTGTTTTTCATTGCTTTTGCCGGGTTCGCCTTGTAAATCAACAGCATATACCCTGTAGTGCTCTGAATACCTCTCCATATCTCTGATCCACATGACAGAATTTATGCCACTACCGTGAAGCAGTACCAAAACGGGTGCATCCTTTTTACCTGCCGCTATCACAAAAGCTTTTCCAAAGCGTGTGTCAACATTGATTTCTTCATAGGTAATCCGCATGTTACTAAGAAAGGCATCGTATTGTTTATATATGGCGTTTCTGCCCTCGGCAGTTTTAAAGGCAAACGTATTTTTCATCTTTATTTCCTTCTTTATAATTAGTAATCGACTTGCGAAAGTAATCTCTTCACTATCTGTTATGTAAAGAAAGAGCCGATAATTGTGAAGGATCTCACAAATTATCGGCTCTGCGTCTTAGCGTCTGGCTCTTGGATAACTGATATATTTAATTGTCGTACTCTGATCAGGGTTTCCTGTTTGCATTTCGGGCAGAACAAAGGGAAGTTCTCGAGTATTGTGTCTTCACGGATTTTTAATCGTGTCTTGCTCTTGCAAAAGGGACAATAAATCCACTTGATTTCTGCCATAATATCACCCCTTTAGGTTAAAAGCCAGCTTACGGCATCTTCCAAATTGGTGAAGATGCGAAATGTATTTCTGGCGCTAAGCTCGGAAACCATTTCCTGAAAACGCACAGGAAACTTCTGCCCGTCTTTGATAGTTACAGCCACTTTGATATAGGTTCCTAACTTTTGCAGCACAGCACCGGCAAGGCCTGTCCTTAACTTCACGAAATCATCTGAAAGGCTATCGCCCTCCAGAAGCACTGCGTTCGTGTCATGTTCAATACAAAGTGAAATAATATCAAGGGCATCTTGTTCCCCATGAAATAAGGGACCGCTGCTTTTAAGATACAGATATTTTTCCTCTTTGCTTTCCATTATCTGATAGTCCATTGTTGATTTCACCTCATTGTTTTCTTTTTGTATG
Proteins encoded in this region:
- a CDS encoding alpha/beta fold hydrolase, translated to MKNTFAFKTAEGRNAIYKQYDAFLSNMRITYEEINVDTRFGKAFVIAAGKKDAPVLVLLHGSGINSVMWIRDMERYSEHYRVYAVDLQGEPGKSNEKQLPFEGPDFDNWLHDVFMGLSIEKASIVGISLGAWLALKFAIAHSQMVDKLVLLCPAGVGTPKTSFAYVSLFYMLLGEKGVEHLFRKVNGGKSIPKIMLDYQKLIGKNFNFRREQVPLFSDAELAQLTMPSILFVGRKDVMFHSLKTARRYRTLVPNAKVTVLQEAGHTLIGLVDDILSFLQQ
- a CDS encoding cysteine-rich KTR domain-containing protein; this encodes MAEIKWIYCPFCKSKTRLKIREDTILENFPLFCPKCKQETLIRVRQLNISVIQEPDAKTQSR